From one Nocardioides sp. Kera G14 genomic stretch:
- a CDS encoding RNA polymerase sigma factor: MTRDDPVVTAAKAGDPDAWRELYRAHAGRLLRWLERRDDHGHAEDLAAEAWLTAASKIADFRGDVDQFAGWLFAISRNLESNVRRREARRATSPADDLEVLASPILPSHEETVAIDDWVRVTLAQLPSRERDVLTCSEVLGMDGPQTAAALGISAVAVRVARHRGLKRLRALGQPA, translated from the coding sequence GTGACCCGCGACGACCCCGTCGTCACAGCTGCGAAGGCGGGCGACCCAGACGCCTGGCGTGAGCTCTACCGAGCGCATGCCGGGCGTCTGCTGCGCTGGCTGGAGCGCCGCGACGACCATGGCCATGCCGAGGACCTCGCTGCCGAGGCGTGGCTCACCGCGGCGTCGAAGATCGCCGACTTCCGTGGCGACGTCGACCAGTTCGCGGGCTGGCTCTTCGCGATCTCGCGCAATCTCGAGTCGAACGTACGTCGACGGGAGGCGCGCCGCGCGACCTCACCCGCCGACGACCTCGAGGTGCTCGCCTCTCCGATCCTTCCGAGTCACGAGGAGACCGTCGCCATCGACGACTGGGTCCGCGTCACGCTGGCCCAGCTCCCCAGCCGCGAACGGGACGTGCTGACCTGTTCGGAGGTCCTCGGGATGGATGGGCCCCAGACCGCGGCCGCGTTGGGGATCAGCGCCGTCGCCGTACGCGTGGCGAGGCACCGCGGGCTGAAGCGGCTCCGCGCCCTGGGTCAGCCCGCCTGA
- a CDS encoding acyl-CoA thioesterase, with protein sequence MRHTYECVVRWGDMDAFGHVNNVVFADYLQEARVDLLRAHGAGAPTDALAEGTLVVSQHLQYAAPLVFDEHPVLIDVWVAQIKAATFTLAYEIHREAPDGTRTTYATAHTVLTPFSFAEQRPRRINPEERAQLGHFLEETPLPDVTFGEPRADELGHYPVQVRFSDLDVYGHANNVIYLEYFQESRITLMGRQLAQAIAAGGPPRFPGIVVAAVHVEYKRPMVLRAEPYDSWTWVARLGNRSMVLEAQIRDTDGTLISRGQFVMVFVDPATGASTRPDPAFRQVLEGQAG encoded by the coding sequence GTGCGGCACACCTACGAATGCGTCGTCCGCTGGGGCGACATGGACGCCTTCGGGCACGTCAACAACGTCGTCTTCGCCGACTACCTCCAGGAGGCGCGGGTCGACCTTCTCCGCGCCCACGGTGCCGGTGCCCCCACCGATGCGCTCGCCGAGGGCACCCTCGTCGTCTCCCAGCACCTGCAGTACGCCGCCCCGCTGGTCTTCGACGAGCACCCGGTGCTCATCGACGTCTGGGTGGCACAGATCAAGGCCGCCACGTTCACGCTGGCGTATGAGATCCATCGCGAGGCGCCGGACGGCACCCGGACGACGTACGCCACGGCCCACACGGTGCTGACGCCGTTCTCCTTCGCCGAGCAGCGGCCACGGCGGATCAACCCGGAGGAGCGCGCGCAGCTCGGTCACTTCCTGGAGGAGACGCCGCTGCCCGACGTCACGTTCGGCGAGCCGCGGGCCGACGAGCTGGGCCACTATCCCGTCCAGGTCCGCTTCTCCGACCTCGACGTCTACGGCCACGCCAACAACGTCATCTACCTCGAGTACTTCCAGGAGTCCCGGATCACGCTGATGGGTCGTCAGCTCGCGCAGGCGATCGCCGCCGGCGGGCCGCCGCGGTTCCCGGGGATCGTCGTGGCGGCGGTGCACGTGGAGTACAAGCGTCCGATGGTGCTGCGCGCCGAGCCCTACGACTCCTGGACGTGGGTGGCGCGGTTGGGCAACAGGTCCATGGTGCTCGAGGCGCAGATCCGCGACACCGACGGCACGCTGATCTCGCGCGGCCAGTTCGTGATGGTCTTCGTGGATCCGGCGACCGGCGCGTCGACCCGGCCCGACCCGGCCTTCCGCCAGGTCCTCGAGGGTCAGGCGGGCTGA
- a CDS encoding alpha/beta hydrolase family protein — protein sequence MTIERSPFGSWPTPITSEVVVRGAAVIDGLVLDGDDVYWSERRPENGGRSQVVRLGDGGAADLLPSDADVRTAVHEYGGGGWWVDGGALWWVEWADQLLRRTDLSTGETVVVVEGPAVPRAVRWADGEVHPSDGRLAVVRETHPDGGGPADVINEVVLLSADGSVEVVVSGPDFVSNPRWSPDGDSLAWVEWDHPDMPWDATRLKVLRGDDIVTVAGGPDESVLQPEWHADGSLWFLSDRSGWWNLYRWDGAVVTSQVEVECEIGVPPWVFGLSRYGFLSDGRLVYAVFCDGADTVVVRDRDGSSRALDVGARMIQTLRVSGDRVVVVGGTPRSGPAVREVRVDGDSVTPPTILSPVVDRGIGLEWFSVPEHFSFPGHGGGTSHAYFSPPTNPDHAGPEGERPPVLVRIHGGPTAQATPVLAMGEQYWTSRGFAIVDVDYAGSTGYGRAYRNRLRGTWGVADVEDCIAVVKHLAAEGRIDPAKAVIRGGSAGGFTTLAALARSDVFAAGASHYGIADLEALAAETHKFESRYLDRLIAPYPSGRDVYVERSPLTHVDDLTSPLAVFQGSEDAVVPPNQAEMIVEALRTKGIRVLYRLYEGEQHGFRDATNIRDALDSELTFYGEVLGFSPCLPG from the coding sequence ATGACGATCGAGCGCAGCCCGTTCGGCTCGTGGCCCACGCCGATCACCTCCGAGGTGGTCGTGCGTGGCGCCGCCGTGATCGACGGGCTGGTGCTCGACGGCGACGATGTCTACTGGTCCGAGCGGCGCCCTGAGAACGGCGGCCGCAGCCAGGTCGTGAGGCTCGGTGACGGCGGTGCCGCCGACCTGCTTCCCTCCGACGCCGACGTGCGGACCGCCGTGCACGAGTACGGCGGAGGAGGCTGGTGGGTCGACGGCGGAGCGCTCTGGTGGGTCGAATGGGCGGACCAGCTCCTGCGCCGGACCGACCTCAGCACCGGTGAGACCGTCGTGGTGGTCGAGGGTCCCGCGGTGCCGCGCGCCGTTCGCTGGGCCGATGGTGAGGTGCATCCCTCGGACGGCCGTCTCGCCGTCGTACGGGAGACCCACCCTGACGGCGGCGGCCCCGCAGACGTCATCAACGAGGTCGTGCTGCTCTCGGCCGACGGCTCCGTCGAGGTGGTCGTCAGCGGTCCGGACTTCGTCTCCAACCCGCGTTGGTCGCCTGACGGCGACTCACTGGCCTGGGTCGAGTGGGACCACCCGGACATGCCGTGGGACGCCACCCGGCTCAAGGTCCTCCGTGGAGACGACATCGTGACCGTCGCGGGTGGTCCTGACGAGTCGGTGCTCCAGCCCGAGTGGCATGCCGACGGCTCCCTCTGGTTCCTCTCGGACCGCTCGGGGTGGTGGAACCTCTACCGCTGGGACGGCGCGGTGGTGACTTCCCAGGTCGAGGTCGAGTGCGAGATCGGCGTCCCGCCGTGGGTCTTCGGGCTCTCCCGCTACGGCTTCCTCTCGGACGGTCGCCTGGTCTACGCGGTCTTCTGCGACGGCGCCGACACCGTCGTCGTGCGGGACCGGGACGGCAGCAGCCGTGCCCTCGACGTCGGCGCGCGGATGATCCAGACGCTGCGCGTCTCGGGCGACCGCGTGGTGGTCGTCGGCGGCACCCCCCGGTCCGGTCCCGCCGTGCGCGAGGTGAGGGTGGACGGCGACTCGGTGACTCCGCCGACGATCCTGAGCCCCGTCGTCGACCGCGGCATCGGGCTCGAGTGGTTCTCGGTCCCAGAGCACTTCAGCTTCCCCGGCCATGGCGGCGGGACGAGTCACGCCTACTTCTCTCCGCCCACCAACCCCGATCACGCCGGACCGGAGGGTGAACGTCCGCCGGTGCTCGTCCGGATCCACGGCGGGCCGACGGCCCAGGCCACCCCGGTCCTGGCCATGGGCGAGCAGTACTGGACCTCACGCGGGTTCGCCATCGTCGACGTCGACTACGCCGGCTCGACCGGTTACGGCCGGGCCTACCGCAACCGGCTGCGCGGCACCTGGGGCGTGGCCGATGTCGAGGACTGCATCGCCGTCGTGAAGCACCTCGCTGCCGAAGGCCGGATCGACCCGGCCAAGGCCGTCATCCGCGGCGGCTCGGCCGGCGGCTTCACGACCCTTGCCGCGCTGGCACGTTCCGACGTCTTCGCCGCCGGCGCGAGCCACTACGGGATCGCCGATCTGGAGGCGCTCGCGGCTGAGACCCACAAGTTCGAGAGCCGCTACCTGGACCGGTTGATCGCGCCGTACCCCTCGGGCCGCGACGTCTATGTCGAGCGCTCCCCCTTGACCCACGTCGACGACCTCACGTCGCCGCTCGCCGTCTTCCAGGGCAGCGAGGATGCCGTCGTTCCGCCGAACCAGGCCGAGATGATCGTCGAGGCGCTGCGCACCAAGGGCATCAGGGTGCTCTACCGGCTCTACGAGGGTGAGCAGCACGGATTCCGCGACGCCACGAACATCCGGGACGCCCTTGACTCCGAGCTCACCTTCTACGGAGAGGTGCTGGGGTTCAGCCCTTGCCTCCCGGGGTAG
- the pepN gene encoding aminopeptidase N, which yields MPGTNLTRAEAAERAALLDVTSYAVELDLTTGDKTFASTTTLTFTSSTVGASTFVDLVGATSPEITLNGSVLAAESAYVDHRILLSDLAAENVLVVKADLPYSHTGEGLHRFVDPADGKVYTYTQFEVPDARRVFATFEQPDLKSTYTFTVTAPDHWVVVSNSPTPEPESLGDGRAVWRFAETKRMSTYITALIAGEYVGVHDTYEGKHGTIELGHYCRESLVPYLDRDALVKITRQGFAFFEEAFDYPYPFGKYDQLYVPEYNMGAMENAGAVTFRDEYLPRSRQARSFYEQRANTILHEMAHMWFGDLVTMRWWDDLWLNESFAEWAAYHSAASATEFTDAWTGFANARKITGYTQDQLPTTHPIAADNFDLQAVEVNFDMITYAKGASVLKQLVAWVGLEPFLTGLRAYFKEFEFANPEFKDLLAALEKSSGRELASWGTEWLQQAGVNTLAPEFTLAADGTFESLKVRQTAHPDWPTIRRHRLGIGFYNSSESGVLSRTDYLEVDIEGEVTEIKEAVGLAQPALLLLNDNDLTYAKIRLDEHSLATALTSLSTIDDSLARALVWGAAWDMTRDAEMSASDYIRLVLTNIGAETDPWGLTRIPVNAALALAQYSAPSHRTQLLATWETGLRDLLTGAEAGGDHQLTFARAYAAAARSEAAVADLRGLLDGSLSFDGLVVDQDLRWTLLTGLAAAGGAGEAEIAAELGRDNTISGQEKAAAARAAQPTAEAKATAWQTVMVDTSTPNETMRSTAMAFHQPGQEDVLAPYTESYLTAADTLWEHLGSHKASVALIAMFPRFAASAELLARCDAWLESSPAEPGAKRYVREGRDTAARALAAQARDLD from the coding sequence ATGCCAGGAACCAACCTCACTCGTGCCGAGGCCGCCGAACGCGCCGCCCTCCTCGATGTCACGAGTTACGCCGTCGAGCTCGACCTCACCACGGGCGACAAGACCTTCGCCTCGACGACCACGCTGACCTTCACCTCATCGACCGTCGGAGCGTCGACCTTCGTCGATCTGGTCGGTGCCACCTCCCCCGAGATCACGCTCAACGGGTCGGTCCTGGCCGCGGAGTCGGCGTACGTCGACCACCGCATCCTCCTCTCGGACCTGGCTGCCGAGAACGTGCTGGTCGTCAAGGCGGACCTGCCCTACAGCCACACGGGCGAGGGCCTGCACCGCTTCGTGGACCCCGCCGATGGCAAGGTCTACACCTACACGCAGTTCGAGGTCCCTGACGCCCGTCGCGTCTTCGCGACGTTCGAGCAGCCCGACCTCAAGTCGACCTACACGTTCACCGTCACCGCGCCCGACCACTGGGTGGTCGTCTCCAACTCCCCCACGCCGGAGCCGGAGTCGCTCGGCGACGGCAGGGCGGTCTGGCGCTTCGCCGAGACCAAGCGGATGTCGACCTACATCACCGCGCTGATCGCCGGCGAGTACGTCGGCGTTCACGACACCTACGAGGGCAAGCACGGCACGATCGAACTCGGCCACTACTGCCGTGAGTCGCTCGTGCCCTACCTCGACCGCGACGCGCTCGTGAAGATCACGCGTCAGGGCTTCGCCTTCTTCGAGGAGGCGTTCGACTACCCCTATCCGTTCGGCAAGTACGACCAGCTCTACGTGCCGGAGTACAATATGGGCGCGATGGAGAACGCCGGCGCGGTGACGTTCCGCGACGAGTACCTCCCCCGGTCCCGCCAGGCCCGCTCCTTCTACGAGCAGCGCGCCAACACGATCCTCCACGAGATGGCCCACATGTGGTTCGGCGACCTCGTGACGATGCGCTGGTGGGACGACCTCTGGCTCAACGAGTCCTTCGCCGAGTGGGCGGCCTACCACTCCGCGGCGAGCGCGACCGAGTTCACCGATGCATGGACCGGCTTCGCCAACGCCCGCAAGATCACGGGCTACACCCAGGACCAGCTGCCCACCACGCACCCGATCGCGGCGGACAACTTCGACCTGCAGGCCGTCGAGGTGAACTTCGACATGATCACCTACGCCAAGGGCGCATCGGTGCTCAAGCAGCTGGTCGCCTGGGTCGGCCTGGAGCCCTTCCTCACCGGCCTGCGTGCGTACTTCAAGGAGTTCGAGTTCGCGAACCCCGAGTTCAAGGACCTCCTGGCCGCCCTGGAGAAGTCCTCGGGTCGCGAGCTCGCCTCGTGGGGCACCGAGTGGTTGCAGCAGGCCGGCGTGAACACGCTGGCGCCGGAGTTCACGCTGGCGGCCGACGGCACGTTCGAGTCGTTGAAGGTGCGCCAGACGGCCCACCCCGACTGGCCCACGATCCGTCGCCACCGCCTCGGCATCGGCTTCTACAACTCCAGTGAGAGCGGCGTGCTCAGCCGCACCGACTATCTCGAGGTGGACATCGAGGGTGAGGTCACCGAGATCAAGGAGGCGGTGGGGCTGGCCCAGCCGGCGCTGCTCCTGCTCAACGACAACGACCTGACCTACGCCAAGATCCGCCTCGACGAGCACTCGCTCGCCACCGCGCTCACAAGTCTCTCCACGATCGACGACTCACTGGCACGCGCGCTGGTCTGGGGCGCGGCCTGGGACATGACCCGCGACGCCGAGATGTCGGCATCGGACTACATCCGCCTCGTGCTCACCAATATCGGCGCCGAGACGGACCCCTGGGGCCTCACCCGCATCCCCGTCAACGCCGCGCTGGCGTTGGCGCAGTACTCCGCACCGTCCCACCGCACCCAGCTCCTCGCCACCTGGGAGACCGGCCTCCGTGATCTGCTCACCGGGGCCGAGGCCGGCGGTGACCACCAGCTCACCTTCGCCCGTGCGTACGCCGCCGCGGCCCGTTCCGAGGCGGCCGTGGCCGATCTCCGCGGACTCCTCGACGGTTCGCTCAGCTTCGACGGCCTCGTCGTCGACCAGGACCTGCGCTGGACGCTGCTGACCGGTCTCGCGGCCGCCGGTGGCGCCGGGGAGGCCGAGATCGCCGCCGAACTGGGGCGCGACAACACCATCTCCGGCCAGGAGAAGGCCGCCGCCGCACGCGCCGCGCAGCCCACGGCCGAGGCGAAGGCCACCGCCTGGCAGACGGTCATGGTCGACACCTCCACGCCCAACGAGACGATGCGCTCCACCGCGATGGCCTTCCACCAGCCCGGCCAGGAGGACGTGCTGGCGCCGTACACCGAGTCCTACCTCACCGCGGCGGACACGCTGTGGGAGCACCTCGGCTCGCACAAGGCGTCGGTCGCGCTGATCGCGATGTTCCCGCGCTTCGCCGCCTCGGCCGAGCTGCTGGCGCGCTGCGATGCGTGGCTCGAGTCCTCGCCGGCCGAGCCGGGCGCGAAGCGCTACGTCCGCGAGGGTCGCGACACGGCCGCCCGCGCGCTCGCCGCCCAGGCGCGTGATCTCGACTGA
- a CDS encoding acetyl-CoA C-acetyltransferase: MPEAVIVSVARSPIGRANKGSLKDFRPDDLAALIVKAALDKIPALDPHTVDDLMLGVGLPGGEAGNNMGRNVPVLLGYDSIPGTTITRYCSSSVQTSRMAFHAIKAGEGDAYISAGVETVSRFQFGTSDHIPNTKNPLFADSKALTDEYAAGGKFWHDPREDGLLPDVYIAMGQTAENVAQIKGITRQEQDEYAVRSQNLAEKAIADGFWAREITPVTTPDGTVVSADDGPRAGVTYEGLEGLKPVFRPDGTVTAGNCCPLNDGAAAVVIMSDTKAAELGLTPLARIVSTGVSGLSPEIMGLGPVEASRRALASAGMTIDDIDLVEINEAFAAQVIPSARELGIDFDKLNVNGGAIAVGHPFGMTGARLQNTMLNSLEWHDKSTGLITMCVGGGMGMAMIVERV, translated from the coding sequence ATGCCTGAAGCCGTCATCGTCTCCGTCGCCCGCTCCCCCATCGGTCGTGCCAACAAGGGCTCCCTCAAGGACTTCCGTCCTGACGACCTCGCCGCCCTGATCGTCAAGGCCGCCCTCGACAAGATCCCCGCCCTGGACCCCCACACCGTCGACGACCTCATGCTCGGCGTCGGCCTCCCCGGCGGCGAGGCGGGCAACAACATGGGCCGCAACGTGCCCGTGCTCCTCGGCTACGACTCGATCCCCGGCACCACGATCACGCGCTACTGCTCCTCCTCGGTGCAGACCTCCCGGATGGCCTTCCACGCGATCAAGGCCGGCGAGGGCGACGCCTACATCTCCGCCGGCGTCGAGACCGTCTCGCGCTTCCAGTTCGGCACCTCGGACCACATCCCCAACACGAAGAACCCGCTCTTCGCCGACTCCAAGGCACTCACCGACGAGTACGCCGCCGGCGGCAAGTTCTGGCACGACCCGCGTGAGGACGGGCTCCTGCCCGACGTCTACATCGCGATGGGCCAGACCGCCGAGAACGTCGCGCAGATCAAGGGCATCACGCGCCAGGAGCAGGACGAATACGCCGTCCGCTCCCAGAACCTCGCCGAGAAGGCGATCGCCGACGGCTTCTGGGCCCGTGAGATCACCCCGGTCACCACGCCCGACGGCACGGTCGTCTCCGCGGACGACGGCCCCCGCGCGGGCGTGACCTATGAGGGCCTGGAGGGCCTCAAGCCGGTCTTCCGGCCCGACGGCACCGTCACCGCGGGCAACTGCTGCCCGCTCAACGACGGCGCCGCCGCGGTCGTCATCATGAGCGACACCAAGGCCGCCGAGCTCGGCCTCACGCCGCTGGCCCGGATCGTCTCCACCGGCGTCTCCGGCCTCTCGCCGGAGATCATGGGCCTCGGCCCCGTCGAGGCCTCGCGCCGTGCGCTCGCGAGCGCGGGCATGACCATCGACGACATCGACCTGGTCGAGATCAACGAGGCCTTCGCCGCCCAGGTGATCCCGTCCGCGCGGGAGCTGGGCATCGACTTCGACAAGCTCAACGTCAACGGCGGCGCGATCGCGGTCGGCCACCCCTTCGGCATGACGGGCGCCCGCCTGCAGAACACGATGCTCAACAGCCTCGAGTGGCACGACAAGTCCACCGGACTGATCACCATGTGCGTCGGGGGCGGCATGGGCATGGCGATGATCGTGGAGCGCGTCTGA
- a CDS encoding OsmC family peroxiredoxin, which yields MATTRTATTVWEGTLFEGAGKVTLESSGIGTYDVSWPSRAESANGKTSPEELIAAAHSACFSMAFSNGLSQNGTPPEELTVSAEVEFTPGTGITGIALTVRGKVSGLINEKFVELATAAKEGCPVSQALAAVPITLDAALA from the coding sequence ATGGCAACCACACGCACCGCCACCACTGTCTGGGAAGGCACCCTCTTCGAGGGCGCCGGGAAGGTCACGCTCGAGTCCTCCGGGATCGGCACGTACGACGTCTCTTGGCCCTCACGGGCCGAGAGCGCCAACGGGAAGACGAGTCCGGAGGAGCTGATCGCGGCCGCGCACTCGGCATGCTTCTCGATGGCGTTCTCCAACGGCCTCTCGCAGAACGGCACCCCGCCGGAGGAGCTGACCGTCTCCGCCGAGGTCGAGTTCACCCCCGGCACCGGCATCACCGGCATCGCGCTCACGGTCCGCGGAAAGGTCTCCGGGCTGATCAACGAGAAGTTCGTCGAGCTCGCCACCGCCGCCAAGGAGGGCTGCCCCGTGTCTCAGGCCCTCGCCGCAGTTCCGATCACGCTGGACGCGGCACTGGCGTAG
- a CDS encoding mechanosensitive ion channel family protein gives MHLDTQRIDDLSHGLIGTPVAIACLVLLACVLNVVARLLIDRVISRAEAGVLPDRLRSAAAAARRTQRAKTIGSLLKSVVAGALVAVFGTMVLDQVGVNVAPIIASAGVVGLALGFGAQSLVKDYLSGLFMIFEDQYGVGDRVIVGAVGNDLATGVVEAVTLRITTLRADDGTIWHVRNGEILRVANQTQGV, from the coding sequence ATGCATCTCGACACCCAGCGGATCGACGACCTCAGCCACGGCCTGATCGGAACCCCGGTGGCGATCGCCTGCCTTGTCCTCCTGGCCTGTGTCCTCAACGTCGTCGCACGACTCCTGATCGACCGCGTGATCAGCCGCGCCGAGGCCGGCGTACTCCCTGACCGGCTGCGTTCCGCGGCCGCCGCGGCCCGGCGTACGCAGCGGGCGAAGACGATCGGGAGCCTGCTCAAGAGCGTCGTGGCCGGAGCACTCGTCGCCGTCTTCGGCACGATGGTGCTCGACCAGGTCGGCGTCAACGTCGCCCCGATCATCGCCAGTGCAGGAGTCGTCGGGCTGGCCCTGGGCTTCGGGGCGCAGTCCCTCGTGAAGGACTACCTGTCCGGCCTCTTCATGATCTTCGAGGACCAGTACGGCGTCGGCGACCGTGTCATCGTCGGCGCAGTCGGCAACGACCTCGCCACCGGAGTGGTCGAGGCCGTCACCTTGCGCATCACGACGCTGCGTGCCGACGACGGCACGATCTGGCATGTCCGGAACGGCGAGATCCTCCGCGTCGCCAACCAGACCCAGGGCGTCTGA
- a CDS encoding globin has translation MDTVGTGGQTFFDQIGGLPTIQRVVAKFYEGVVDDPILGPMYPVDDMAGAQERLTHFLAQYWGGPSTYSEQRGHPRLRMRHAPYAVTREARDHWLALFRAGLDEVDLTPEQDAEFWSYVTRAADFMINADS, from the coding sequence ATGGACACCGTGGGCACCGGGGGGCAGACCTTCTTCGATCAGATCGGAGGGCTTCCGACGATTCAGAGAGTCGTCGCGAAGTTCTACGAAGGCGTTGTCGACGACCCGATCCTCGGACCGATGTACCCCGTGGACGACATGGCCGGCGCCCAGGAGCGGCTCACCCACTTCCTCGCTCAGTACTGGGGCGGTCCCTCCACCTACTCCGAGCAGCGGGGTCATCCGCGCCTGCGGATGCGGCACGCGCCGTACGCCGTCACGCGGGAGGCGCGCGACCACTGGCTCGCCCTCTTCCGGGCCGGACTCGACGAGGTCGACCTCACGCCCGAGCAGGACGCCGAGTTCTGGTCCTACGTCACCCGCGCCGCGGACTTCATGATCAACGCGGACTCATGA
- a CDS encoding CHAP domain-containing protein, with translation MSRRALLGALVLALVPVLWSVSAQSGTRAATAVAASTTLCSGFDSCASKGMSHDGYKTAKGSMYWNMYSGVNCTNYVAYRMIRAGMPAARPAQLKPGLGNATYWGGSFGSLTNATPMVGAVAWWKANTNGVGSAGHVARVEAVLANGDIQISESNYGSEFTWRQLHKGGNRWPSGFIHLKDSAETATVAPSIAGTPTVGVALTAKVGTWSPAPTSYGYQWYAAGVAIPGATTATFTPAAAQLGKALQVRVTAAHAGYATAASSSAASAAVLPGTQVVTEDPTVIGTPQVDEPLTAEPGAYAPGAASVSVQWLADGTPIAGATGTRFVPGPAQANARISARVTAAKPGYKSLVRATAPTAPVLAPNIRVTAAAIQGTHQVGQVLTAGVTTTVPANVTKAYGWLRDGRPIAGASGSTYRLTAADVGTTISARVAISAHGFLPRTLTLAPVKGIVTPLTTTIRSDVQSARSVWIKVILTPPGGRKPSGRVDIKVGNELHHATMSKGVVRIHFTHPGVGVRPIKVLYRGDARFMRTKAAATVTVRGKKAVKKVAKKTTKKSSKKGHNGKK, from the coding sequence ATGTCACGACGAGCGCTTCTCGGTGCCCTCGTCCTGGCTCTCGTCCCTGTGCTCTGGTCGGTCTCGGCCCAGAGCGGAACCCGGGCGGCCACCGCCGTCGCGGCGTCCACGACCCTCTGCTCGGGCTTCGACTCCTGTGCCTCCAAGGGGATGAGCCACGACGGTTACAAGACCGCCAAGGGCTCGATGTACTGGAACATGTACTCCGGCGTGAACTGCACCAACTACGTCGCCTACCGCATGATCCGCGCCGGCATGCCGGCCGCGCGACCGGCACAGCTGAAGCCCGGGCTGGGCAACGCCACCTACTGGGGCGGCTCATTCGGCTCCCTCACCAACGCGACCCCGATGGTCGGCGCCGTGGCGTGGTGGAAGGCCAACACCAACGGCGTCGGCTCGGCCGGTCACGTCGCCCGCGTCGAGGCCGTGCTGGCCAACGGGGACATCCAGATCTCGGAGTCGAACTACGGCAGTGAGTTCACCTGGCGCCAGCTCCACAAGGGCGGCAACCGCTGGCCGAGCGGCTTCATCCACCTGAAGGACAGCGCCGAGACCGCCACGGTCGCCCCGAGCATCGCCGGTACGCCGACGGTCGGCGTCGCCCTCACGGCGAAGGTCGGCACGTGGTCGCCGGCCCCGACCAGCTACGGCTACCAGTGGTACGCCGCCGGCGTGGCCATTCCCGGCGCCACCACCGCCACGTTCACGCCAGCCGCGGCGCAGCTCGGCAAGGCCCTCCAGGTTCGGGTCACCGCAGCGCACGCCGGCTACGCCACCGCCGCCTCGTCGTCCGCGGCCTCCGCTGCCGTCCTGCCCGGCACCCAGGTGGTGACCGAGGACCCGACCGTGATCGGGACACCGCAGGTCGACGAGCCCCTGACGGCAGAGCCCGGCGCCTACGCCCCCGGTGCGGCTTCCGTCAGCGTCCAGTGGCTCGCCGACGGCACGCCGATCGCCGGCGCCACCGGCACCCGCTTCGTCCCCGGCCCGGCGCAGGCCAACGCCCGGATCAGCGCCCGGGTGACCGCGGCCAAGCCGGGCTACAAGAGCCTCGTGCGGGCCACGGCCCCGACCGCACCCGTCCTCGCGCCGAACATCCGCGTCACCGCCGCAGCGATCCAGGGCACGCACCAGGTCGGACAGGTGCTCACCGCAGGGGTGACCACGACCGTGCCTGCCAACGTGACGAAGGCCTATGGCTGGTTGCGTGACGGCCGCCCGATCGCGGGTGCGTCGGGGTCGACGTACCGACTGACGGCGGCGGACGTCGGAACGACCATCTCCGCACGTGTCGCGATCTCGGCGCACGGCTTCCTGCCGCGCACCCTCACCCTGGCGCCCGTCAAGGGCATCGTCACGCCGCTCACGACCACCATCCGCAGCGACGTCCAGAGCGCCAGGTCGGTCTGGATCAAGGTCATCCTGACGCCGCCCGGCGGGCGGAAGCCGTCCGGTCGCGTCGACATCAAGGTGGGCAACGAGCTGCACCACGCGACCATGTCGAAGGGTGTGGTCCGCATCCACTTCACGCACCCCGGCGTGGGCGTGCGCCCGATCAAGGTGCTCTACCGCGGAGACGCCCGGTTCATGCGGACGAAGGCGGCCGCGACGGTCACCGTGCGAGGCAAGAAGGCTGTGAAGAAGGTCGCCAAGAAGACCACCAAGAAGTCCAGCAAGAAGGGCCACAACGGCAAGAAGTAG
- a CDS encoding PilZ domain-containing protein — protein sequence MTVSMPAVNQTVALHTSGGGQYSALVLRHEDGCAVVARPNGLTEPEGLEPTVTIDITWSGDVGQHLVPAEIVAAAVEPGLQTWTLRPIGVALELDRRLFPRIDLNVPMTLGIVGQRTALGTCLLVDLSEVGLRARLDRTEAEQLDADTELAIRFTADGVDFTMLGRALRLKAVGAEEDLVDVVILFDLTADSRALLRAALAAEVDD from the coding sequence ATGACCGTCTCCATGCCAGCGGTGAACCAGACCGTGGCGCTGCACACCAGCGGCGGCGGGCAGTACAGCGCCCTCGTGCTGCGACACGAGGACGGCTGCGCGGTCGTCGCGCGACCGAATGGGCTCACCGAGCCCGAGGGGCTCGAGCCCACCGTCACCATCGACATCACCTGGTCCGGCGACGTCGGACAGCACCTCGTCCCCGCCGAGATCGTCGCAGCCGCCGTCGAGCCGGGGCTGCAGACGTGGACGTTGCGGCCGATCGGGGTGGCCCTCGAGCTCGACCGTCGCCTCTTCCCCCGGATCGACCTCAATGTCCCCATGACCCTCGGCATCGTCGGCCAGCGGACCGCGCTCGGGACCTGTCTGCTCGTGGACCTCAGTGAGGTCGGCCTGCGAGCCCGACTCGACCGCACCGAGGCCGAGCAGCTCGATGCCGACACCGAGCTCGCGATCCGCTTCACCGCCGACGGCGTCGACTTCACCATGCTCGGGCGGGCGCTCCGCCTCAAGGCGGTCGGCGCCGAGGAGGACCTCGTCGACGTGGTCATCCTCTTCGACCTCACTGCCGACAGCCGGGCCCTGCTCCGGGCGGCGCTCGCCGCCGAGGTCGACGACTGA